Genomic window (Arcobacter aquimarinus):
CGCTCCACTTTAAAAAAATCATATAAACTTTATTTTAATATCACTTTAAATATCAAATCTTTATTTTAATTACCTAATTTATAAGCATAAAAAAAGCTCTTATAACTTAAGTTATAAGAGCTTTAAAATTATATTTGAATGTTTCTTATTTAAATATCGATAAAAGAACACCAGCAGCGACTGCTGAACCAATAACACCAGCAACATTAGGACCCATCGCATGCATTAATAATACATTCGATTTATCATAAAGTTGACCTTCTTTACTTACAACCCTCGCTGCCATTGGTACAGCTGATACTCCAGCTGCTCCAATTAAAGGATTTATCTGATTATCTTTTGAACTAACTAAATTCATTAATTTAGCCATTATAACACCCATAGCTGTTCCTGCTGCAAATGCTAAAAGACCTATTGCCATAATTCCCATTGTCTCTGCTACTAAGAACTGCTCTGATGCTAATTTTGAACCAACACCTAATCCTAAGAAGATTGTTACAATATTAATTAATGCATTTTGCATTGTATCAGAAAGTCTATCAATAACTCCTGATTCTTTTGCAAAATTTCCAAAACAAAATGCTCCAATCAATGGTGCAGCATCTGGTAAAATTAATAATGTTAAACATAAAACAACTATTGGAAATACAATTTTCTCTACTTTTGACACTTTTCTTAATGTCGACATCTTTATTTTTCTCTCATTAACTGTTGTTAATGCTCTCATAATTGGAGGTTGAATTACAGGTACTAATGCCATATAAGAATAAGCAGCAACAGCAATAGCTCCAAGTAATTCAGGTGCAAGTTTTGAGGCAACAAAAATAGACGTTGGTCCATCAGCTCCACCAATAATTGATATAGCAGCAGCTTGTTCTAATGAAAAATTAATTCCTGGAACATATTGTGACAATATAACTGCACCTATAAGAGAACCAAAGATTCCAAATTGTGCAGCTCCACCTAATAAAGCTGTTTTTGGGTTAGCTAATAATGGACCAAAGTCTGTCATAGCTCCAACACCCATAAATATTAAAAGTGGGAAAAATTGATTAGTAATACCCATATCATAAATAATTCCCAGCATCCCATCAGGTCCTGCCATATTTGCTATTGGAATATTTGCTAATAAACCACCAAATCCAATTGGAATTAAAAGTAATGGTTCAAATCCTTTTTTAATTGCTAAATAAAACAGTAAAAAACAGATTAAAATCATTATAATTCTTCCATAACCTTGAGCAAACAAACTCATATCTTTTCCATGAGAATCTTTTACTCCCTCTTTTGGTTCAAATAATGCTTTTATACCTGTAGTTGCATAAAAAGTTTGAACTAATTCACCCATTGTTTTTGAGTGATATGGTTCTTTCTCTTGTTGCTCTACTACAACCGTATTTGAAGCTAAGCTATTTGACGAAAAGATTGTAAAGCAAAGAAAAAAAGCTATAAAAATATTTTTTATCATTTACGACCTTCTAATAAACATTAACCAATAATGGCTAATGTTTGTCCTTCATCTACTGCTTGTGCAGGATTTACTAATATCTTTGTAATAACACCTGAAACTGGAGCTGTTATATCAATTTCCATTTTCATTGCTTCAAGGATAATAATTTGTTGATCTTTTTCAACTCTATCACCTTCTTTTACAAGTATTTTCCAAACAGCACCATTTACAGCAGCTGGAACTTCTGTTCCACCATTTGAAGCAACAGGAGTTGATGAAGTTGTTGTATTTGAGTTAGCAACAGGAGTTACTTGAATATCTGCGTTACCTTCTGCGATACTTACATTAAATCTTTGACCATCAACTACAACTGTATAGTTTCCACTTGCATTTGCCATTTTGTTTTCTCCTAATTTACAATCTTTATCATTTTCACAAACAGAATCATTTTTTCTAACATTTAAAGGTGCTTCACCTTTTAAAAATGCTATTCCTTTTTCATCACAGGCAGCTGCAATAAAAATATTCTCTTCAGTTGTTTCTATACCTTCTATTTCTAATCTTTGTTTCCATACTGATATTCTTTTTTTCTCATCAGCATCAGCTATATCTAAAGGATTCAAAGTAGTTGGTTCTAGTTTTAGTTTTTCACTTGCTAGTTTTACAATTTCAGCATCAGGAGCAACAGGAGTTTTACCAAAGTAACCTAAAACCATTTTTCCATAACCAGGAGCTATTTGTTTCCAAGGACCAAACATTACATTTGCATATGCTTGTTGCCAATAAAATTGTGAAACAGGAGTTACAGATGTTCCATATCCACCACGTTCAACTACTTCTTGCATTGCTTTTATAACTTCAGGAAATTTATCTAAAGTACCATTATCTCTCATCATTTGAGTATTTGCAGTTAATGCACCACCTGGCATTGGAGAGAATGGGATTAAAGGAGATACTTGAGTAGCTTCTGGTGGAATAAAGTAATCTTTTAAGCAATCTTTTAAAACTTCTTCATATTTTAAAATTTTATCTATTTCTAAACCACCCAAGTCAAAATTTTTACCTTTTACTGCATGAAGCATAGTAAGAATATCTGGTTGAGAAGTTCCTCCACTTACAGGTGATGCAGCTAAATCAATACCATCAGCTCCAGCTTCTAAAGCAGCTAAATAACATGATACTGAAACACCTGCTGTTTCGTGAGTATGAAGTCTAATATGAGTATCATTTCCTACTAATCTTCTTGCCATTTGTATTGTTTCATAGATTTTTTGAGGAGATGAAGTTCCTGAGGCATCTTTAAAGCAGATTGAATCATAAGGTAATCCACTATCAAGAATATTTCTTAATGTTTTTTCATAAAAAGCAACATCATGAGCGCCAAAGCATCCTGGAGGTAAATCCATAAGTGTTACAACAACTTCATGATTTAATCCATATTTTTTTATACATTCAGCACTATATTCAAGGTTTTGTACATCATTTAATGCATCAAAGTTTCTGATTGTTGTTGTTCCATGTTTTGCAAATAATTTTGCATGTAAGTCGATTAATTCTCTTGAACCCGTATCAAGCATAACTGTATTTATACCACGAGCTAAGGTTTGTAAGTTTGCATTTGGACCTACGATTTCTCTAAATCTATCCATCATATCAAATGCATTTTCTTGTAAGTAGAAGAACAATGATTGGAATCTTGCTCCTCCTCCAAATTCAAAGTGATTTATTCCAGCATCTTTTGCAGCTTCTACAGCTGGAAAAAAATCATTCATTAAAACTCTTCCTCCAAAGACAGATTGGAATCCATCTCTAAAGGTTGTATCCATAATATCTATGTACTTTTTAGACATTTTAACCCTTTAGATTTTTATGATGTTGCACTGTGGCAACTATTGCAGCTATTTTTGCAGACTCTGATTTTACGTTATTGGTATGATTACTCATTGGGGGTACATTTACAACTTTTTTCTCTTCTTGTGGAAAAATCTTTGTTAATATTATCCCTTGAGCTTTTAGGATTAGTATCATTATTGCTAAAAATGCAAATACTACTCCCATCCCCAAAAACATAAACTTTATTGACTCTGTTATTAAGTTTATCTCTTCCATAAAGAAATCCTTTATTTTTAATAAATCACCAAAATGATTCAAACGGCGTAATTTTAGAGAAATTTAATAAAATCTTCTTCTTATTTAGTGCAATAAAAATTGTTTTATAGTGCTTATTTTATAGTTTATATTTGCTACAATACGATTATGAAGAAAGAAACCTTACAAAAACGAACAAAAATAGCAAATGATATTATGTATTATATTTATACTCACATTGAAACACATATAGATATAGAAGAACTAAGTATTGATTTGGGTGTAAGTAAATTTCACATGCATAGAATTTTTAAAGAAGCATTTGGAAAAAATATTTATGAAAGTATAAAATCAATAAGACTTCAAAAAGCTTCAAATTTACTTTTAACAAATAAGTATTCAACTATTTCAAATATAGTAAATCAATGTGGATATTCATCTTTATCATCTTTTATTAAAATATTTAAAGAGAGATTTGAAATGAGTCCAAAAGAGTGGAAAAATGGTGGGTATAAAGAATATTCTCATAAAATATTATTGCAATCACAAAATGCAGTACATTCAAAAGCAAAATTTGATTCCATTACACCAACAATCGTAAAAATGCCAGCAATTGAGAGTTTTTATATTAGAAATAAAGGTTATAATGAAAATATAAAAGAGACTTGGCAAAAGCTTCAAACATGGGTTCTTACAAATAATATTAATTCATATAAAAGAATAGCTCTTTTTCATGATAATCCAACTATTACACCTTTGAGTGAGTGTCAGTATATAGGTTGTATAAAAGTGGATGATACAAAAGAGATAAAAAGTGATAGATTACCAAATTTTAAAATTGCTGAAGGAGTTTATGCAAAATTTGATTTAAAAGGTAAAACAGGAGATGTATTACCTTTTATTCATTGGGTTTATCATGAGTGGCTTCCAAAAAGTGAATATGAAAC
Coding sequences:
- a CDS encoding sodium ion-translocating decarboxylase subunit beta — protein: MIKNIFIAFFLCFTIFSSNSLASNTVVVEQQEKEPYHSKTMGELVQTFYATTGIKALFEPKEGVKDSHGKDMSLFAQGYGRIIMILICFLLFYLAIKKGFEPLLLIPIGFGGLLANIPIANMAGPDGMLGIIYDMGITNQFFPLLIFMGVGAMTDFGPLLANPKTALLGGAAQFGIFGSLIGAVILSQYVPGINFSLEQAAAISIIGGADGPTSIFVASKLAPELLGAIAVAAYSYMALVPVIQPPIMRALTTVNERKIKMSTLRKVSKVEKIVFPIVVLCLTLLILPDAAPLIGAFCFGNFAKESGVIDRLSDTMQNALINIVTIFLGLGVGSKLASEQFLVAETMGIMAIGLLAFAAGTAMGVIMAKLMNLVSSKDNQINPLIGAAGVSAVPMAARVVSKEGQLYDKSNVLLMHAMGPNVAGVIGSAVAAGVLLSIFK
- a CDS encoding biotin/lipoyl-containing protein gives rise to the protein MSKKYIDIMDTTFRDGFQSVFGGRVLMNDFFPAVEAAKDAGINHFEFGGGARFQSLFFYLQENAFDMMDRFREIVGPNANLQTLARGINTVMLDTGSRELIDLHAKLFAKHGTTTIRNFDALNDVQNLEYSAECIKKYGLNHEVVVTLMDLPPGCFGAHDVAFYEKTLRNILDSGLPYDSICFKDASGTSSPQKIYETIQMARRLVGNDTHIRLHTHETAGVSVSCYLAALEAGADGIDLAASPVSGGTSQPDILTMLHAVKGKNFDLGGLEIDKILKYEEVLKDCLKDYFIPPEATQVSPLIPFSPMPGGALTANTQMMRDNGTLDKFPEVIKAMQEVVERGGYGTSVTPVSQFYWQQAYANVMFGPWKQIAPGYGKMVLGYFGKTPVAPDAEIVKLASEKLKLEPTTLNPLDIADADEKKRISVWKQRLEIEGIETTEENIFIAAACDEKGIAFLKGEAPLNVRKNDSVCENDKDCKLGENKMANASGNYTVVVDGQRFNVSIAEGNADIQVTPVANSNTTTSSTPVASNGGTEVPAAVNGAVWKILVKEGDRVEKDQQIIILEAMKMEIDITAPVSGVITKILVNPAQAVDEGQTLAIIG
- a CDS encoding OadG family protein, producing MEEINLITESIKFMFLGMGVVFAFLAIMILILKAQGIILTKIFPQEEKKVVNVPPMSNHTNNVKSESAKIAAIVATVQHHKNLKG
- a CDS encoding AraC family transcriptional regulator, whose product is MKKETLQKRTKIANDIMYYIYTHIETHIDIEELSIDLGVSKFHMHRIFKEAFGKNIYESIKSIRLQKASNLLLTNKYSTISNIVNQCGYSSLSSFIKIFKERFEMSPKEWKNGGYKEYSHKILLQSQNAVHSKAKFDSITPTIVKMPAIESFYIRNKGYNENIKETWQKLQTWVLTNNINSYKRIALFHDNPTITPLSECQYIGCIKVDDTKEIKSDRLPNFKIAEGVYAKFDLKGKTGDVLPFIHWVYHEWLPKSEYETTTKPSYAIYEKLDFLDENGEFELSFYVSINF